One region of Callithrix jacchus isolate 240 chromosome 16, calJac240_pri, whole genome shotgun sequence genomic DNA includes:
- the LOC100407629 gene encoding translationally-controlled tumor protein-like → MIIYRYLISHDEMFSDIYKIREIASGLCLEVEGKMVSRTEGNIDDSLIGANASAEGPEGKGTESTVITGVDIVLNHHLQETSFTKEAYKKYIKDYMKSIKGKLEEQKPERVKPFMTGAAEQIKHILANFKNYQFFIAENVNPDGMVALLDYHEDGVTPYMIFFKDGLEMEKC, encoded by the coding sequence ATGATTATCTACCGGTATCTCATCAGCCACGATGAGATGTTCTCTGACATCTACAAGATCCGGGAGATCGCTAGCGGGCTATGCCTGGAGGTGGAGGGGAAGATGGTCAGTAGGACAGAAGGTAACATTGATGACTCGCTCATTGGTGCAAATGCCTCCGCTGAAGGCCCCGAGGGCAAAGGTACCGAAAGCACAGTAATCACTGGTGTCGATATTGTCTTGAACCATCACCTGCAGGAAACAAGTTTCACAAAAGAAGCCTACAAGAAGTACATCAAAGATTACATGAAATCAATCAAAGGCAAACTTGAAGAACAGAAACCAGAAAGAGTAAAACCTTTTAtgacaggggctgcagaacaaaTCAAGCACATCCTTGCTAATTTCAAAAACTACCAGTTCTTTATTGCTGAAAACGTGAATCCAGATGGCATGGTTGCTCTATTGGACTACCATGAAGATGGTGTGACCCCATATatgattttctttaaggatggttTAGAAATGGAAAAGTGTTAA